One genomic segment of Humidesulfovibrio mexicanus includes these proteins:
- the recR gene encoding recombination mediator RecR has translation MSLERLPAPLREVAEHLARLPGLGPKSALRAALALLKLPREQAEAVGRSILTLRERLCLCSTCASLAESDPCPICSDATRNREQLCVVSEWDSLLVLEEMGLYRGLYLVLGGLLSPLDGVGPQALEFGLLRRRLAEGGVRELILALGSTLEAESTASHIKNLVAQAHPDVRVSRLAQGIPMGAEVKFMDRETLRQSLMHRQAV, from the coding sequence ATGTCCCTGGAACGACTGCCCGCCCCCCTGCGCGAGGTGGCCGAGCATCTGGCGCGGCTTCCGGGGCTTGGCCCCAAGAGCGCCCTGCGGGCCGCCCTCGCCCTGCTCAAGCTCCCGCGGGAGCAGGCCGAGGCCGTGGGCCGCTCCATTCTGACCCTGCGCGAGCGCCTGTGCCTGTGCTCCACCTGCGCCAGCTTGGCCGAGAGCGACCCGTGCCCCATTTGCTCCGACGCCACCCGCAACCGCGAACAGCTGTGCGTGGTCTCGGAGTGGGATTCCCTGCTCGTGCTGGAGGAGATGGGCCTTTACCGGGGGCTGTACCTTGTGCTGGGCGGACTGCTTTCCCCGCTGGACGGCGTCGGTCCGCAGGCCCTGGAATTCGGCCTCCTGCGCCGCCGCCTGGCGGAAGGGGGCGTGCGGGAGCTGATCCTGGCCCTGGGCTCCACCCTTGAGGCCGAGAGCACCGCCTCGCATATCAAGAACCTGGTGGCCCAGGCGCACCCGGACGTGCGGGTGTCGCGCTTGGCCCAGGGCATTCCCATGGGGGCCGAGGTCAAGTTCATGGACCGCGAGACCCTGCGCCAGTCACTCATGCACCGCCAGGCCGTGTAG
- a CDS encoding YbaB/EbfC family nucleoid-associated protein translates to MRGMQDMLRQAQMMQKKMTALQEELKTREVEGSAGGGMVIVRATGGQQVLSVTIDKSVVEAGDVEMLQDLVLAAVTDALKKAKGMMEDEMGKLTGGFKIPGMF, encoded by the coding sequence ATGCGCGGAATGCAGGATATGCTGCGCCAAGCCCAGATGATGCAGAAGAAGATGACCGCCTTGCAGGAGGAGCTCAAAACCCGCGAGGTTGAGGGCAGCGCGGGCGGAGGCATGGTCATCGTGCGCGCCACGGGCGGCCAGCAGGTGCTCTCCGTCACTATTGACAAGAGCGTTGTGGAGGCCGGGGATGTGGAGATGCTGCAGGATCTGGTGCTGGCCGCCGTCACCGACGCCCTCAAGAAGGCCAAGGGCATGATGGAGGACGAGATGGGCAAGCTCACCGGGGGTTTCAAGATTCCCGGCATGTTCTAG
- the dnaX gene encoding DNA polymerase III subunit gamma/tau — protein MSSLTAKYRPRRFADVAGQDAVKAILSRAAATGKVAPAYMFSGTRGVGKTTIARIFAKALNCEKAPAPEPCNECRLCKQANAGNAVDIIEIDAASHGGVNDVRSLKEDVGYAPLEGRYKVFIIDEAHMLSTAAFNALLKTLEEPPARVTFILASTEAHKFPATILSRCQHYVFKMLPQAELVAHLEAVLKAEGVDYEPGALRIIARRGAGSVRDSMSLLGQALAYSAGVLAEAEVRACLGLAGQEVFFTLMEAIASRDLPLLSRTLRGVLDQGLDLGFFLRELSGCWRNMFLLRQAGEAIASEIGLPEEEIAQWTQWAGRFAPAHIHACWQMTLDGQQRVVKSLEPAQALELLLLNLACLPDLLPLAALGGASGAAPRPVGGGVPSGSSSSGQASSGPSPSRSAAPEQASSRQAAPAVAQAVSAPQQPQRRSFATADHAERSPKDASTAAPTATSDSLRPGTPTDPPSVGGATPSDPEEAPAAAEGQRPAPAQGRGAPGAMGGSGPRSWEGFLEFVAGKNGNGFVTGLAQARGEFSAGVLTLTCHNETHCGMMQSGDNNARLVRLVAEYFGPEASVALRSIEREPTKSDGLIQREMQEHPLVQRVRETFECRDPALVYPRGR, from the coding sequence ATGTCGAGCCTTACCGCTAAATACCGCCCGCGCCGCTTTGCCGATGTGGCCGGACAGGACGCGGTGAAGGCCATCCTCTCCCGCGCCGCCGCCACGGGCAAGGTGGCCCCAGCCTACATGTTCAGCGGCACGCGCGGCGTGGGCAAGACCACCATCGCGCGCATCTTCGCCAAGGCGCTCAATTGCGAGAAGGCCCCGGCCCCGGAGCCCTGCAACGAGTGCCGCCTGTGCAAGCAGGCCAACGCGGGCAACGCGGTGGACATCATCGAGATCGACGCCGCGAGCCACGGCGGCGTGAACGATGTGCGCTCCCTCAAGGAGGACGTGGGCTACGCCCCGCTTGAAGGGCGCTACAAGGTCTTCATCATCGACGAAGCGCACATGCTCTCCACCGCGGCCTTCAACGCCCTGCTGAAGACCCTGGAGGAACCGCCCGCCCGCGTCACCTTCATCCTGGCCTCCACAGAGGCCCATAAATTTCCGGCCACCATCCTTTCCCGTTGCCAGCACTACGTGTTCAAGATGCTGCCCCAGGCCGAACTCGTCGCTCACCTGGAGGCCGTGCTCAAGGCCGAGGGCGTGGACTACGAGCCCGGCGCCCTGCGCATCATCGCCCGGCGCGGGGCGGGCAGCGTGCGCGACAGCATGTCGCTACTGGGACAGGCCCTGGCCTACAGCGCTGGCGTGCTTGCCGAGGCCGAAGTGCGCGCCTGCCTTGGCTTGGCTGGGCAGGAAGTGTTCTTCACCCTTATGGAAGCCATCGCCTCGCGCGATTTGCCGCTTCTGTCGCGCACCCTGCGCGGCGTGCTCGACCAGGGCCTCGACCTGGGATTTTTCCTGCGCGAACTCTCCGGCTGCTGGCGCAACATGTTCCTGCTGCGCCAGGCGGGCGAGGCCATTGCTTCCGAGATCGGCCTGCCTGAGGAGGAGATCGCCCAGTGGACGCAGTGGGCCGGGCGTTTCGCGCCCGCGCACATCCACGCCTGCTGGCAGATGACCCTTGACGGCCAGCAGCGCGTGGTCAAGAGTCTTGAGCCGGCGCAGGCCCTTGAGCTTTTGCTGCTCAATCTGGCCTGCCTGCCGGACTTGCTTCCCCTCGCGGCCCTGGGCGGAGCCTCCGGCGCTGCACCGAGACCTGTCGGCGGTGGCGTTCCATCCGGTTCATCCTCTTCCGGCCAGGCCAGCTCCGGACCATCCCCATCGCGTTCCGCCGCACCGGAGCAGGCCTCGTCACGGCAGGCCGCCCCGGCCGTAGCGCAGGCGGTTTCCGCGCCGCAGCAGCCACAGCGGCGGTCTTTCGCCACGGCCGACCATGCGGAACGCTCGCCCAAGGACGCGTCCACCGCTGCGCCAACCGCCACGTCGGACAGCCTTCGCCCCGGCACTCCCACCGATCCTCCTAGCGTTGGGGGCGCAACGCCCTCCGACCCCGAAGAGGCGCCTGCCGCTGCGGAAGGGCAGAGGCCCGCTCCCGCACAGGGGAGGGGCGCGCCTGGCGCCATGGGCGGAAGCGGCCCGCGCAGTTGGGAGGGCTTCCTTGAGTTTGTGGCGGGCAAGAACGGCAACGGCTTCGTCACTGGCCTTGCGCAGGCGCGGGGCGAGTTTTCCGCTGGCGTGCTGACCCTTACCTGCCACAACGAGACCCATTGCGGCATGATGCAGAGCGGGGACAACAACGCCCGGCTGGTGCGGCTCGTGGCCGAGTACTTTGGCCCCGAGGCCAGCGTGGCCCTGCGGAGCATCGAGCGCGAACCGACGAAGAGTGATGGGCTTATCCAACGCGAGATGCAGGAGCATCCCCTGGTGCAGCGCGTGCGCGAGACCTTCGAGTGCCGCGATCCGGCCCTTGTGTATCCGCGGGGCCGCTAG
- a CDS encoding branched-chain amino acid transaminase, giving the protein MVQKAEKIWFDGKLVPWDEANVHILTHTLHYGCGVFEGIRAYECTDGRSAVYRLPEHMQRLIDSAHILGMKIPYTLDELVKAALDTLVANKMKSAYIRPLVFIGDGVMGVHPGTNPIRVAIATWPWGAYLGDEALVKGISIKTSSFCRHHVNAMMTKAKACGNYVNSVLAKTEAVADGYHEALMLDTQGYVSEASGENIFIVKDRMIKTTPLTSVLPGITRHSIMTLARKLGYEVQEQLFTRDELYVADEAFFSGTAAEITPIREVDRRVIGAGQAGPVTLQLQKEYFRIVKGENPEYASWLQEYRF; this is encoded by the coding sequence ATGGTGCAGAAAGCGGAGAAAATCTGGTTCGACGGCAAACTCGTGCCCTGGGATGAGGCCAACGTGCACATCCTTACCCACACCCTGCATTACGGCTGCGGCGTGTTCGAAGGCATCCGCGCCTACGAATGCACAGACGGCCGCAGCGCGGTGTACCGCCTGCCCGAGCACATGCAGCGCCTCATCGATTCTGCGCACATTCTGGGCATGAAGATCCCGTACACCCTGGACGAGCTGGTCAAGGCCGCGCTCGACACCCTTGTGGCCAACAAGATGAAGTCCGCCTACATCCGGCCGCTGGTGTTCATCGGCGACGGCGTCATGGGTGTGCATCCGGGGACCAACCCCATCCGCGTGGCCATCGCCACCTGGCCTTGGGGCGCGTACCTGGGCGATGAGGCGCTTGTGAAGGGCATCTCCATCAAGACCTCCAGCTTCTGCCGCCACCACGTGAACGCCATGATGACCAAGGCCAAGGCCTGCGGCAACTATGTGAATTCCGTTCTGGCCAAGACCGAGGCCGTGGCCGACGGCTACCACGAGGCCCTCATGCTCGACACCCAGGGCTACGTGTCCGAGGCCTCCGGCGAGAACATCTTCATCGTCAAGGACCGGATGATCAAGACCACGCCGCTCACCAGCGTGCTGCCCGGCATCACCCGCCACAGCATCATGACCCTGGCGCGCAAGCTGGGGTACGAGGTGCAGGAGCAGCTCTTCACCCGCGACGAGCTGTACGTGGCCGACGAGGCCTTTTTCAGCGGCACGGCCGCCGAGATCACCCCCATCCGCGAGGTGGACCGCCGGGTCATCGGCGCGGGCCAGGCCGGTCCGGTCACCCTTCAGCTGCAGAAGGAGTACTTCCGCATCGTGAAGGGCGAGAATCCGGAATACGCCTCCTGGCTTCAGGAATACCGCTTCTAG
- a CDS encoding dienelactone hydrolase family protein, which produces MRENDRPTVLLATDVFGVTAELRALVRQLSAHVVCISPYRDAVAYAREQEGYAAFLKAGGVEAYARRAAESLRSGAPGHKKSYDVAIGFSAGATALWLCLAEAALDAHLPCRAALYYGSRIRDHASLKPRRPVQLIFAEREASFDPVPLAAQLRAQGVEAAVLPGTGHGFMNPLSPGFDPQVVADELLRLGALLQPEQHSTFGPA; this is translated from the coding sequence ATGCGCGAAAATGATCGTCCCACCGTGCTGCTGGCCACGGATGTCTTCGGCGTTACAGCAGAGCTGCGCGCCCTGGTGCGCCAGTTGTCGGCCCATGTCGTGTGCATCTCCCCCTACAGGGACGCCGTCGCGTATGCTCGCGAGCAGGAAGGCTACGCGGCTTTCCTGAAGGCCGGCGGCGTGGAGGCCTATGCGCGCCGGGCGGCCGAAAGCCTGCGCTCCGGCGCTCCGGGCCACAAAAAATCCTATGACGTGGCGATAGGTTTCAGCGCCGGAGCCACAGCCCTGTGGCTCTGCCTGGCCGAAGCCGCACTTGACGCGCACCTGCCCTGCCGCGCAGCGCTCTACTACGGCTCGCGCATCCGCGACCACGCCAGCCTGAAGCCCCGCCGCCCCGTCCAACTCATCTTCGCCGAGCGCGAAGCGTCCTTCGATCCCGTGCCGCTGGCGGCGCAGTTGCGCGCCCAAGGGGTCGAGGCCGCTGTGCTTCCCGGCACGGGCCACGGCTTCATGAACCCGCTCTCTCCTGGTTTCGATCCGCAGGTCGTGGCCGACGAACTCCTACGACTCGGCGCACTGCTCCAACCGGAACAGCACTCGACTTTCGGTCCGGCCTGA
- a CDS encoding carbonic anhydrase has protein sequence MWRVLGIVCLIVSFVPSAMAQGAEVSVPADEAVQLLKGGNSRYAAGNPQAHFTAESVALQAGKVWPQPLAVVLTSSDMTAPAEAVFDQPPGGICSVRVAGLAAGAEVLASLEYGLAHLGAPVVLVLGSLDSRLIDAAMRNARSVGVPAALYADLRKAVTKAHEWSPTATGGDLREKAVRALVWQAMETILRKSVVVRSHVQDGRALLLGGVHDPATGQVAWLGRHPEQGRILAALWAAAHRPKPKPKPQAEPAQAQGGPADAGEAAQPMLPEAADAAVPATAGAVGSQPSQAKGGGERTVGATAKPQAKAQGKTQAKGQDGASAEPNPDPNARSQGEGELLLPESEKVQAKGQVKPAQHK, from the coding sequence ATGTGGCGAGTTTTGGGGATAGTCTGTCTCATCGTCAGCTTCGTGCCGTCAGCAATGGCCCAGGGCGCGGAAGTCTCCGTCCCCGCAGATGAAGCGGTGCAACTGCTGAAGGGAGGCAATTCGCGCTACGCGGCGGGGAATCCGCAGGCGCATTTCACTGCCGAGTCCGTCGCGCTTCAGGCTGGCAAAGTCTGGCCGCAGCCACTTGCCGTGGTGCTTACCAGCTCCGACATGACGGCCCCGGCCGAAGCCGTGTTCGATCAACCCCCCGGTGGAATCTGCTCCGTGCGTGTGGCGGGGCTTGCCGCCGGGGCGGAGGTCCTTGCATCCCTGGAGTACGGTCTGGCCCATCTGGGCGCGCCAGTCGTTCTGGTTCTGGGCAGTCTCGATTCCCGGCTGATTGACGCGGCGATGCGCAATGCCCGGTCGGTCGGGGTGCCTGCCGCGCTATATGCCGACCTGCGCAAGGCCGTGACCAAGGCGCATGAGTGGAGTCCGACAGCCACGGGCGGTGATTTGCGGGAAAAGGCGGTCCGGGCGCTGGTGTGGCAGGCTATGGAGACAATCCTGCGCAAGAGCGTTGTGGTCCGCAGCCATGTGCAGGATGGTCGCGCCTTGCTGCTTGGCGGCGTGCACGACCCCGCGACCGGCCAGGTCGCCTGGCTGGGGCGGCACCCGGAGCAGGGACGCATCCTTGCGGCCCTGTGGGCCGCCGCGCACAGGCCGAAGCCCAAACCAAAGCCGCAAGCGGAACCGGCCCAGGCGCAGGGCGGCCCCGCTGATGCCGGTGAGGCTGCACAGCCCATGCTTCCGGAGGCCGCGGACGCGGCGGTTCCGGCCACAGCGGGTGCTGTCGGTTCGCAGCCGTCGCAGGCGAAGGGCGGCGGGGAACGGACGGTCGGCGCAACCGCCAAGCCACAGGCCAAGGCGCAAGGCAAAACCCAGGCCAAGGGGCAGGACGGCGCATCGGCCGAGCCCAACCCTGATCCCAATGCGCGTTCCCAGGGGGAGGGTGAGTTGCTGTTGCCCGAATCCGAAAAGGTTCAGGCCAAGGGCCAGGTCAAGCCCGCACAGCACAAATAG
- a CDS encoding flagellar protein FlaG, which yields MNISPSDMDVRQGFSPARQAVATHAQSVDPQTADTQRSAAQATVGQQATRQTASQEPNGTDARSQAVAATADRTTALGTAQILEQRLNATGTALKIRVLDNSEDQIQVEIVDTQSNKVLRKIPQDELLKLSASIKEMTGVLLNNPA from the coding sequence ATGAACATCAGCCCCTCGGACATGGATGTCAGGCAGGGGTTCTCCCCTGCAAGGCAAGCCGTGGCGACACACGCGCAAAGCGTGGATCCACAGACGGCCGACACGCAGCGGAGCGCCGCACAGGCGACCGTGGGCCAGCAGGCCACGCGGCAGACGGCAAGCCAGGAGCCAAACGGCACGGACGCCCGCTCCCAGGCAGTGGCCGCAACCGCGGACAGAACGACCGCGCTGGGCACGGCCCAAATCCTCGAACAACGGCTCAACGCCACCGGGACCGCTCTCAAGATCCGCGTCCTGGACAACTCCGAGGACCAGATCCAGGTGGAGATCGTGGACACGCAAAGCAATAAGGTCCTGCGGAAGATACCGCAAGACGAGTTGCTCAAGCTCTCCGCTTCCATCAAGGAAATGACCGGAGTGCTGCTGAACAACCCGGCGTAG
- a CDS encoding HlyD family type I secretion periplasmic adaptor subunit: protein MSEQPLDAVLGPKARTCADDAALVAHRRFLYLCFSLFVLAFAWASFCDLDIVSEAVGEVIPQTKVKRVQHLEGGIVRDILVREGDRVEADQPLVVLDSAAAAASTDELDVRLVSLQIEALRLDAESKGLEKPVFPPQLEELHKDLVDQARNLFQARRSRLNTDLAALTEKVRQREQDIRETSARLDNLRRNLPHVVRQVQRSEELLRERLVKEDELIGRLKERNNTESAILEHSAALSRASAALAAAKEELGLAQNTFREEVENELKKVQRELMELTQRMKKFRDSQERTVLRASEAGVVKRLSVVSEGEVVMPGMTVAEIVPADDKLVIAAHLPIQDIGYVRPGQRAVVKLASRDARRFGSIEGKVLHVSPDAVTETLPSGVNTYYEVMVETQADHFSSKANRYDLFPGMRVLIAIHIGKRSVLGYFLDPFVDALSGSLQER, encoded by the coding sequence ATGAGCGAGCAGCCGCTTGACGCCGTGCTTGGTCCCAAGGCGCGCACCTGCGCCGACGATGCCGCGCTTGTCGCCCATCGGCGCTTTCTCTATCTGTGTTTTTCTCTTTTCGTGCTGGCTTTTGCCTGGGCGTCCTTTTGTGATCTCGACATCGTGAGCGAGGCCGTCGGGGAGGTCATTCCCCAGACCAAGGTCAAGCGCGTGCAGCATCTTGAAGGCGGCATCGTGCGCGACATCCTCGTGCGGGAAGGGGATCGGGTTGAGGCGGACCAGCCGTTGGTGGTGCTCGATTCCGCCGCCGCAGCCGCCAGCACGGACGAGTTGGACGTGCGGCTGGTGAGTTTGCAGATCGAAGCCCTGCGCCTGGATGCCGAGTCCAAGGGGCTTGAAAAGCCGGTGTTTCCTCCCCAGTTGGAGGAACTCCACAAGGACCTGGTGGACCAGGCGCGCAATTTGTTTCAGGCCAGGCGCAGCCGCTTGAATACGGACCTGGCGGCCTTGACGGAAAAGGTCCGCCAACGGGAGCAGGATATCCGCGAAACCAGCGCCAGGCTCGACAATCTGCGCCGCAATCTTCCCCATGTCGTCCGGCAGGTGCAGCGCAGCGAGGAGTTGCTGCGCGAGCGCCTGGTCAAGGAGGACGAGCTGATCGGGAGGCTGAAGGAGCGCAACAACACCGAGAGCGCCATTCTGGAGCATTCCGCCGCGCTTTCGCGGGCCAGCGCCGCGCTTGCCGCCGCCAAGGAGGAACTTGGCCTTGCGCAGAACACCTTCCGTGAGGAGGTGGAGAACGAACTCAAAAAGGTTCAGCGGGAACTCATGGAGTTGACGCAGCGCATGAAGAAGTTTCGCGACAGCCAGGAGCGGACCGTGTTGCGCGCGTCCGAGGCCGGGGTGGTCAAGCGCCTTTCCGTGGTGAGCGAAGGCGAGGTGGTCATGCCGGGCATGACGGTCGCCGAAATCGTGCCCGCAGACGACAAGCTGGTCATTGCCGCGCATCTCCCCATTCAGGACATCGGGTACGTTCGGCCAGGGCAGCGCGCTGTGGTTAAGCTGGCTTCACGCGATGCCAGACGCTTTGGCAGCATCGAGGGAAAGGTTTTGCATGTGAGCCCTGATGCGGTGACAGAAACCCTGCCAAGTGGCGTGAATACGTATTATGAGGTAATGGTGGAGACGCAGGCCGACCATTTTTCCAGCAAGGCGAACCGCTACGACCTGTTTCCGGGAATGCGCGTGCTGATCGCCATCCACATCGGCAAGCGCTCGGTGCTCGGCTATTTCCTTGATCCCTTTGTGGACGCCCTGAGCGGCTCCTTGCAGGAACGCTGA
- a CDS encoding ATP-binding cassette domain-containing protein — MKELLRRLSLCPRVSWEILAASLLANLMSLASSVYVILVLNRYVGYGFDGTLYTLTIGVLIASALGFAFGEVRTRLAGVVSQGPDEELEERSLAVVTRARLSDLNRFPPTRHQELLGAMGQVRSAFDAANVSAVLDAPFMLLFLIAIALISPWLMLVTVFAVCLSALFSVLGLRRAEADGLKLQRETHVHRAQLSSALSGAETVRAFSGGEFLRNVWRSKRESLGALRALLARDQRKSRLRQESVAVFLRVFVYAFGAMLAVAGEMTVGGLIGASILSGKVLAMGAAFMQAYMAARGGEQALERLSELHSLPLEPLSGTSLREFSGRLEFRDIGFAYTGTSSPLFESLSFVLQPGSVLCVTGFNGTGKSTFCKVAAGLLEPGRGQVLADGVDLRQLAPDWWRRQLMYLPQEPSFLDATLRENIALADPEPKGQASQERMNQAVRAAALRRFLDTSRLGLDMPIQDGGKALPLGIRRRIALARALMTPGRLAIFDDPTEGLDSEGRLAVYAILNGLAKAGSTLVVATADVNILKGAALVLDMNVKPTPSLGASAPRGPKPEDA; from the coding sequence ATGAAGGAACTCCTCCGACGCCTCTCGTTGTGCCCGCGCGTGTCGTGGGAGATTCTGGCCGCCTCGCTGCTGGCCAACCTCATGTCCCTGGCTTCTTCGGTCTACGTCATTCTGGTGCTCAACCGCTACGTGGGCTATGGCTTCGACGGCACGCTGTATACGCTCACCATCGGGGTACTCATCGCCTCCGCTCTTGGTTTCGCCTTTGGCGAGGTGCGCACGCGCTTGGCCGGGGTTGTCAGCCAGGGGCCGGATGAAGAGCTTGAGGAGCGGAGTCTGGCGGTGGTGACGCGCGCCCGCCTGAGCGACCTGAACCGTTTTCCGCCGACCCGCCACCAAGAGCTGCTCGGGGCCATGGGCCAGGTGCGGTCCGCCTTTGACGCGGCCAACGTCTCCGCCGTGCTGGATGCCCCGTTCATGCTGCTGTTCCTGATCGCCATCGCGCTCATCAGCCCATGGCTCATGCTCGTCACCGTTTTCGCCGTATGCCTTTCGGCGTTGTTCAGCGTGCTGGGACTGCGCAGGGCCGAGGCCGATGGCCTCAAGCTCCAGCGCGAGACCCATGTGCACCGCGCCCAGCTTTCCAGCGCACTCTCGGGGGCGGAGACCGTGCGCGCCTTTTCGGGTGGTGAGTTTCTGCGCAACGTCTGGCGCAGCAAGCGCGAATCCCTGGGCGCCTTGCGCGCGCTCTTGGCGCGAGACCAGCGCAAGAGCCGTCTGCGGCAGGAATCCGTGGCGGTATTCTTGCGTGTGTTCGTGTACGCCTTTGGCGCAATGCTTGCGGTTGCCGGAGAGATGACCGTGGGCGGGCTCATCGGCGCAAGCATTCTGTCGGGCAAGGTCCTTGCCATGGGGGCGGCCTTCATGCAGGCCTACATGGCCGCGCGCGGTGGGGAGCAGGCGCTCGAACGGTTGTCGGAGCTGCATTCCCTGCCCCTTGAACCCTTGTCCGGGACGAGCTTGCGCGAATTTTCCGGCAGGCTGGAGTTCCGTGACATCGGCTTTGCCTATACCGGGACCTCAAGCCCCCTTTTCGAATCCCTGAGCTTTGTGCTGCAGCCTGGCAGCGTGCTCTGCGTCACCGGCTTCAACGGCACGGGAAAGTCCACTTTCTGCAAGGTCGCGGCCGGGCTGCTGGAGCCGGGGCGCGGACAGGTGCTGGCCGATGGCGTGGATTTGCGGCAGTTGGCGCCGGACTGGTGGCGTCGGCAGCTCATGTATCTCCCGCAGGAGCCATCATTTTTGGATGCCACCCTGCGCGAGAATATCGCCCTGGCAGACCCCGAACCGAAGGGGCAGGCCAGTCAGGAGCGCATGAATCAGGCCGTGCGAGCCGCCGCTTTGCGCCGTTTTCTCGATACCTCCCGCCTGGGGCTCGACATGCCGATTCAGGATGGGGGCAAGGCGCTGCCCCTTGGCATCCGCAGGCGCATCGCCCTTGCCCGCGCGTTGATGACGCCCGGCCGCCTGGCGATTTTCGACGACCCGACAGAGGGGCTTGATTCTGAGGGACGCCTCGCCGTCTACGCCATTCTCAACGGGCTGGCCAAGGCTGGGAGCACCCTTGTCGTTGCCACGGCCGACGTCAACATACTCAAGGGCGCGGCCCTTGTGCTGGACATGAACGTAAAGCCCACGCCGAGCCTTGGCGCCTCTGCACCCCGCGGGCCGAAGCCGGAGGACGCATGA
- a CDS encoding TolC family protein, protein MKHYAVRLIPFLLTTMAAVFVPADPARCADAPKPDVALPVTLKESVAHLMRIHDRIKAAESNLNTSEHLEKRAKGLWYPRVNAQVDAGVEDITQPDQTKNTNLNRNVETLSANQLLYDFGGAGGSIAQAKAQREESATKLEQTRQEVTMQGVGAYLGLIRAREMLRYAILSEENIKKLSGMQEALVERGVGLSYEELQIKAQLAGAQAHRVNVERALVNARNNYRSVFQADIADSQIDSLLLPAMPGAKLPANLDAAVEQALDGNPFLLELQHGINARKGELAARESAMFPKFEAVAEAVRKENDQGEKSVRTEGRAGLQVTYNLFQGFRDQEATRAAKSDIVAIRKTLLDRRRTVEERVRNAWNDMSTLSRTVALYDNQANITWSFLELIKKKKAMGGEVNLLDILVGERDYVSATSSKVTADIDHITAAYTLLYQMGQLRPEAVEN, encoded by the coding sequence ATGAAACATTATGCCGTGCGGCTCATTCCCTTTTTGCTCACCACCATGGCGGCTGTTTTCGTCCCCGCCGACCCGGCCCGATGCGCCGATGCTCCCAAGCCCGACGTCGCCCTCCCGGTGACACTGAAGGAATCCGTTGCGCACCTGATGCGCATCCACGACCGCATCAAGGCCGCCGAGTCGAATCTTAACACTTCGGAACATCTGGAAAAGCGCGCCAAGGGCTTGTGGTATCCGCGCGTGAACGCGCAGGTGGACGCCGGGGTTGAGGACATCACCCAGCCTGATCAGACCAAGAACACCAATTTGAACCGCAATGTGGAGACGCTTTCGGCCAACCAGCTTCTGTATGATTTCGGCGGTGCTGGCGGCAGCATCGCCCAGGCCAAGGCGCAACGGGAAGAGTCCGCGACCAAGCTCGAGCAGACCCGCCAGGAAGTGACCATGCAGGGCGTGGGCGCGTATCTCGGCCTCATCCGCGCGCGGGAGATGCTGCGCTACGCCATCCTTTCGGAGGAGAATATCAAGAAGCTTTCCGGGATGCAGGAAGCGCTTGTCGAGCGGGGAGTGGGCCTTTCCTACGAGGAGTTGCAGATCAAGGCGCAGCTCGCCGGAGCGCAGGCGCACCGCGTCAACGTGGAGCGGGCGCTGGTGAACGCCAGGAACAATTATCGTTCCGTGTTCCAGGCGGATATCGCCGATTCCCAGATTGACTCCTTGCTGTTGCCCGCCATGCCGGGCGCCAAGCTGCCCGCGAACCTGGACGCCGCCGTTGAGCAGGCGCTTGACGGCAACCCTTTTCTGTTGGAATTGCAGCACGGCATAAACGCCCGAAAGGGTGAACTTGCCGCCCGCGAGTCGGCCATGTTTCCCAAGTTCGAGGCAGTTGCCGAGGCCGTTCGCAAAGAGAACGACCAGGGCGAAAAGAGTGTCCGCACGGAAGGTCGGGCCGGATTGCAAGTCACCTACAATCTGTTCCAGGGGTTCCGGGACCAGGAGGCCACGCGCGCGGCCAAGAGCGACATCGTCGCCATCCGCAAAACGCTGCTGGACCGACGCCGTACGGTGGAGGAGCGGGTGCGCAACGCCTGGAACGACATGAGCACGCTTTCGCGCACGGTGGCTCTGTATGACAATCAGGCCAACATCACCTGGTCGTTTTTGGAGCTCATCAAGAAAAAGAAGGCCATGGGCGGCGAGGTGAATCTGCTGGACATCCTCGTGGGCGAACGCGACTACGTCTCCGCCACCAGTTCCAAGGTCACCGCGGACATCGACCACATCACCGCCGCCTACACCTTGCTCTATCAGATGGGCCAACTGCGGCCGGAAGCCGTCGAAAATTAG